From one Phocoena sinus isolate mPhoSin1 chromosome 4, mPhoSin1.pri, whole genome shotgun sequence genomic stretch:
- the LOC116752730 gene encoding filamin A-interacting protein 1-like isoform X3 → MVVDEQQRLTAQLALQRQKIQDLTTSAKETHAKLALAEARVPEEEQKATRLENDLHTQTTKFHQNQETIMAKLTNEDSQNRQLRQKLAALSRQIDELEETNRSLRKAEEELQDIKEKISKGEYGNSSIMAEVEELRKRVLEMEGKDEELIKMEEQCRDLNKRLEKETSQSKDFKLEVEKLNKRIMALEKLEDAFNKSKQECYSLKCNLEKERMTTKQLSQELESLKIRIKELEAIESRLEKTEFTLKEDLTKLKTLTVMLVDERKTMSEKLKQTEDKLQAAASQLQVEQNKVTTVTEKLIEETKRALKSKTDVEEKMYSVTKERDDLKNKLKAEEEKGNDLLSKVNMLKNRLQSLEAIEKDFLKNKLNQDSGKSTIALHQENNKIKELSQEVERLKLKLKDMKSIEDDLMKTEDEYETLERRYANERDKAQFLSEELEHVKMELAKYKLAEKTDSSHEQWLFKRLQEEEAKSGHLSREVDALKEKIHEYMATEDLICLLQGDHSVLQKKLSQQENRNRDLGREIENLTKELERYRHFSKSLRPSLNGRRISDPQVFSKEVQTEAVDNEPPDYKSLIPLERAVINGQLYEESEDQNEDPNDEESVLSFKRNSSTPCPVNRKLWIPWMKSKEGHPQNGKIQTKPNGNFVQPGDLVLSHTPGQPLHIKVTPDHVQNTATLEITSPTTESPHSYTSTAVIPNCGTPKQRITILQNASITPVKSKTSAEGLMNLEQGMSPITMATFARAQTPESCGSITPERTMSPIQVLAVTGSTSSPEQGRSPEPIEISAKHAIFRVSPDRQSSWQFQRSNSNSSSVITTEDNKIHIHLGSPYMQAVASSVRPASPSASLQDNRTQSLTNGTLNKTTNKVTSSITITPTATPLPRQSQITVSNIYN, encoded by the coding sequence ATGGTGGTGGACGAACAACAAAGGCTGACGGCACAGCTTGCCCTTCAAAGACAGAAAATCCAAGACCTAACCACGAGTGCAAAGGAAACACATGCTAAACTAGCCCTTGCTGAAGCCAGAGTTCCGGAAGAAGAGCAGAAGGCAACCAGACTAGAGAACGATCTGCACACGCAGACCACAAAGTTTCACCAGAACCAAGAAACAATTATGGCGAAGCTCACCAATGAGGACAGCCAAAATCGCCAGCTTCGACAAAAGCTGGCAGCACTCAGCCGGCAAATTGATGAGTTAGAAGAGACAAACAGATCTTTACGAAAAGCAGAAGAGGAGCTgcaagatataaaagaaaaaattagcaaGGGAGAATATGGAAACTCCAGTATCATGGCTGAGGTGGAGGAGCTCAGGAAACGTGTGCTAGAAATGGAAGGGAAGGATGAAGAGCTCATAAAAATGGAGGAGCAGTGCAGAGATCTCAATAAGAGGCTGGAAAAGGAAACATCACAGAGTAAAGACTTTAAACTCGAGGTTGAAAAACTCAATAAAAGAATTATGGCTCTGGAAAAATTAGAAGATGCTTTcaacaaaagcaaacaagaatGTTACTCTCTGAAatgtaatttagaaaaagaaaggatgacCACAAAGCAGTTATCTCAGGAACTGGAGAGTTTAAAGATAAGGATCAAAGAGCTAGAAGCCATTGAAAGTCGGCTGGAGAAGACAGAATTCACCCTAAAAGAGGACTTAACTAAACTGAAAACATTAACTGTGATGCTGGTAGATGAACGGAAAACAATGagtgaaaaattaaagcaaactGAAGATAAGTTACAAGCTGCTGCTTCTCAGCTTCAAGTGGAGCAAAATAAAGTGACAACGGTTACTGAGAAGTTAATTGAGGAAACTAAAAGGGCACTGAAGTCCAAAACTGATGTGGAAGAAAAAATGTACAGTGTAACGAAAGAGAGAGATGatctaaaaaacaaactgaaagcagaagaagagaaaggaaatgatctCCTGTCCAAAGTGAACATGTTGAAAAACAGGCTTCAATCATTGGAAGCAATTGAGAAAGATTtcctaaaaaacaaattaaatcaaGATTCTGGTAAGTCCACAATAGCATTACACCAAGAGAACAATAAGATTAAAGAGCTCTCTCAAGAAGTGGAAAGACTGAAACTGAAGTTAAAGGATATGAAATCCATTGAGGATGACCTCATGAAAACTGAAGATGAGTATGAGACTCTAGAACGAAGGTATGCTAATGAACGAGACAAAGCTCAATTTTTATCTGAAGAGCTGGAACATGTTAAAATGGAACTTGCCAAATACAAGTTAGCAGAAAAGACAGACTCCAGTCATGAACAATGGCTTTTCAAAAGGCTTCAGGAAGAAGAAGCTAAATCAGGTCACCTCTCAAGAGAAGTGGATGCACTGAAAGAGAAAATTCATGAATACATGGCAACTGAGGACCTGATATGTCTCCTCCAGGGAGATCATTCAGTTCTGCAAAAGAAACTCAGTCAACAAGAAAACAGGAACAGAGATTTAGGAAGAGAGATCGAAAACCTCACTAAAGAGTTAGAGCGGTACCGTCATTTCAGTAAGAGCCTCCGGCCCAGTCTCAATGGAAGAAGAATCTCTGACCCTCAAGTATTTTCTAAAGAAGTTCAAACAGAAGCAGTAGACAATGAGCCACCTGATTACAAGAGTCTCATTCCTCTGGAACGAGCAGTCATCAACGGTCAGTTATATGAGGAGAGTGAGGACCAGAATGAGGACCCTAATGATGAGGAGTCCGTGCTGTCCTTCAAACGCAACTCATCTACTCCCTGTCCTGTTAACAGGAAGCTATGGATTCCTTGGATGAAGTCCAAGGAGGGCCATCCTCAGAATGGAAAAATACAGACTAAACCCAATGGCAACTTTGTGCAACCTGGAGATCTAGTCCTAAGCCACACACCTGGGCAGCCACTGCATATAAAGGTTACTCCAGACCATGTCCAAAACACAGCCACTCTTGAAATCACAAGTCCGACCACAGAGAGTCCTCACTCTTACACAAGCACTGCAGTGATACCAAACTGCGGCACCCCGAAGCAAAGGATAACCATCCTCCAAAATGCCTCCATAACTCCAGTGAAATCAAAAACCTCTGCTGAAGGCCTTATGAATTTAGAGCAAGGCATGTCCCCAATTACCATGGCAACCTTTGCCAGGGCACAGACCCCAGAGTCTTGTGGTTCCATAACTCCAGAAAGGACAATGTCACCTATTCAGGTTTTGGCTGTTACTGGTTCAACTAGCTCCCCTGAGCAGGGACGCTCTCCAGAGCCGATAGAAATCAGTGCCAAGCACGCGATTTTCAGAGTCTCCCCTGATCGGCAGTCATCATGGCAGTTTCAGCGTTCAAACAGTAACAGTTCAAGTGTGATAACTACTGAGGATAATAAAATCCACATTCACTTAGGAAGTCCTTACATGCAAGCCGTAGCTAGCTCCGTGAGACCTGCCAGCCCTTCAGCATCACTGCAGGATAACCGAACTCAAAGCTTAACTAATGGGACACTAAACAAAACAACCAATAAAGTCACCAGCAGTATTACTATCACACCAACAGCCACACCTCTTCCTCGACAATCACAAATTACAGTAAGTAATATATATAACTGA
- the LOC116752730 gene encoding filamin A-interacting protein 1-like isoform X2, producing MVVDEQQRLTAQLALQRQKIQDLTTSAKETHAKLALAEARVPEEEQKATRLENDLHTQTTKFHQNQETIMAKLTNEDSQNRQLRQKLAALSRQIDELEETNRSLRKAEEELQDIKEKISKGEYGNSSIMAEVEELRKRVLEMEGKDEELIKMEEQCRDLNKRLEKETSQSKDFKLEVEKLNKRIMALEKLEDAFNKSKQECYSLKCNLEKERMTTKQLSQELESLKIRIKELEAIESRLEKTEFTLKEDLTKLKTLTVMLVDERKTMSEKLKQTEDKLQAAASQLQVEQNKVTTVTEKLIEETKRALKSKTDVEEKMYSVTKERDDLKNKLKAEEEKGNDLLSKVNMLKNRLQSLEAIEKDFLKNKLNQDSGKSTIALHQENNKIKELSQEVERLKLKLKDMKSIEDDLMKTEDEYETLERRYANERDKAQFLSEELEHVKMELAKYKLAEKTDSSHEQWLFKRLQEEEAKSGHLSREVDALKEKIHEYMATEDLICLLQGDHSVLQKKLSQQENRNRDLGREIENLTKELERYRHFSKSLRPSLNGRRISDPQVFSKEVQTEAVDNEPPDYKSLIPLERAVINGQLYEESEDQNEDPNDEESVLSFKRNSSTPCPVNRKLWIPWMKSKEGHPQNGKIQTKPNGNFVQPGDLVLSHTPGQPLHIKVTPDHVQNTATLEITSPTTESPHSYTSTAVIPNCGTPKQRITILQNASITPVKSKTSAEGLMNLEQGMSPITMATFARAQTPESCGSITPERTMSPIQVLAVTGSTSSPEQGRSPEPIEISAKHAIFRVSPDRQSSWQFQRSNSNSSSVITTEDNKIHIHLGSPYMQAVASSVRPASPSASLQDNRTQSLTNGTLNKTTNKVTSSITITPTATPLPRQSQITIPGPQHKPYSISWEWSRTHIKESSLDEPKQRTPFTLGHSEANARTRKISGSIKSPNLKPP from the exons ATGGTGGTGGACGAACAACAAAGGCTGACGGCACAGCTTGCCCTTCAAAGACAGAAAATCCAAGACCTAACCACGAGTGCAAAGGAAACACATGCTAAACTAGCCCTTGCTGAAGCCAGAGTTCCGGAAGAAGAGCAGAAGGCAACCAGACTAGAGAACGATCTGCACACGCAGACCACAAAGTTTCACCAGAACCAAGAAACAATTATGGCGAAGCTCACCAATGAGGACAGCCAAAATCGCCAGCTTCGACAAAAGCTGGCAGCACTCAGCCGGCAAATTGATGAGTTAGAAGAGACAAACAGATCTTTACGAAAAGCAGAAGAGGAGCTgcaagatataaaagaaaaaattagcaaGGGAGAATATGGAAACTCCAGTATCATGGCTGAGGTGGAGGAGCTCAGGAAACGTGTGCTAGAAATGGAAGGGAAGGATGAAGAGCTCATAAAAATGGAGGAGCAGTGCAGAGATCTCAATAAGAGGCTGGAAAAGGAAACATCACAGAGTAAAGACTTTAAACTCGAGGTTGAAAAACTCAATAAAAGAATTATGGCTCTGGAAAAATTAGAAGATGCTTTcaacaaaagcaaacaagaatGTTACTCTCTGAAatgtaatttagaaaaagaaaggatgacCACAAAGCAGTTATCTCAGGAACTGGAGAGTTTAAAGATAAGGATCAAAGAGCTAGAAGCCATTGAAAGTCGGCTGGAGAAGACAGAATTCACCCTAAAAGAGGACTTAACTAAACTGAAAACATTAACTGTGATGCTGGTAGATGAACGGAAAACAATGagtgaaaaattaaagcaaactGAAGATAAGTTACAAGCTGCTGCTTCTCAGCTTCAAGTGGAGCAAAATAAAGTGACAACGGTTACTGAGAAGTTAATTGAGGAAACTAAAAGGGCACTGAAGTCCAAAACTGATGTGGAAGAAAAAATGTACAGTGTAACGAAAGAGAGAGATGatctaaaaaacaaactgaaagcagaagaagagaaaggaaatgatctCCTGTCCAAAGTGAACATGTTGAAAAACAGGCTTCAATCATTGGAAGCAATTGAGAAAGATTtcctaaaaaacaaattaaatcaaGATTCTGGTAAGTCCACAATAGCATTACACCAAGAGAACAATAAGATTAAAGAGCTCTCTCAAGAAGTGGAAAGACTGAAACTGAAGTTAAAGGATATGAAATCCATTGAGGATGACCTCATGAAAACTGAAGATGAGTATGAGACTCTAGAACGAAGGTATGCTAATGAACGAGACAAAGCTCAATTTTTATCTGAAGAGCTGGAACATGTTAAAATGGAACTTGCCAAATACAAGTTAGCAGAAAAGACAGACTCCAGTCATGAACAATGGCTTTTCAAAAGGCTTCAGGAAGAAGAAGCTAAATCAGGTCACCTCTCAAGAGAAGTGGATGCACTGAAAGAGAAAATTCATGAATACATGGCAACTGAGGACCTGATATGTCTCCTCCAGGGAGATCATTCAGTTCTGCAAAAGAAACTCAGTCAACAAGAAAACAGGAACAGAGATTTAGGAAGAGAGATCGAAAACCTCACTAAAGAGTTAGAGCGGTACCGTCATTTCAGTAAGAGCCTCCGGCCCAGTCTCAATGGAAGAAGAATCTCTGACCCTCAAGTATTTTCTAAAGAAGTTCAAACAGAAGCAGTAGACAATGAGCCACCTGATTACAAGAGTCTCATTCCTCTGGAACGAGCAGTCATCAACGGTCAGTTATATGAGGAGAGTGAGGACCAGAATGAGGACCCTAATGATGAGGAGTCCGTGCTGTCCTTCAAACGCAACTCATCTACTCCCTGTCCTGTTAACAGGAAGCTATGGATTCCTTGGATGAAGTCCAAGGAGGGCCATCCTCAGAATGGAAAAATACAGACTAAACCCAATGGCAACTTTGTGCAACCTGGAGATCTAGTCCTAAGCCACACACCTGGGCAGCCACTGCATATAAAGGTTACTCCAGACCATGTCCAAAACACAGCCACTCTTGAAATCACAAGTCCGACCACAGAGAGTCCTCACTCTTACACAAGCACTGCAGTGATACCAAACTGCGGCACCCCGAAGCAAAGGATAACCATCCTCCAAAATGCCTCCATAACTCCAGTGAAATCAAAAACCTCTGCTGAAGGCCTTATGAATTTAGAGCAAGGCATGTCCCCAATTACCATGGCAACCTTTGCCAGGGCACAGACCCCAGAGTCTTGTGGTTCCATAACTCCAGAAAGGACAATGTCACCTATTCAGGTTTTGGCTGTTACTGGTTCAACTAGCTCCCCTGAGCAGGGACGCTCTCCAGAGCCGATAGAAATCAGTGCCAAGCACGCGATTTTCAGAGTCTCCCCTGATCGGCAGTCATCATGGCAGTTTCAGCGTTCAAACAGTAACAGTTCAAGTGTGATAACTACTGAGGATAATAAAATCCACATTCACTTAGGAAGTCCTTACATGCAAGCCGTAGCTAGCTCCGTGAGACCTGCCAGCCCTTCAGCATCACTGCAGGATAACCGAACTCAAAGCTTAACTAATGGGACACTAAACAAAACAACCAATAAAGTCACCAGCAGTATTACTATCACACCAACAGCCACACCTCTTCCTCGACAATCACAAATTACA ATCCCAGGCCCTCAACATAAACCCTACAGCATTTCTTGGGAATGGTCCAGAACACACATTAAAGAGAGCAGTTTGGATGAGCCAAAACAAAGGACTCCATTCACCTTGGGCCACAGTGAAGCAAATGCAAGAACAAGGAAGATAAGCGGTTCAATAAAATCCCCAAACCTTAAACCcccttaa
- the LOC116752730 gene encoding filamin A-interacting protein 1-like isoform X1 produces the protein MACSEMLCSGRAGPAAPWHVGSSRTRARTRVRCIGRRTLNHCATREALLPFLRLKRLIDQETESQKKKEQEKEKRVTALKEELTKLKSFALMVVDEQQRLTAQLALQRQKIQDLTTSAKETHAKLALAEARVPEEEQKATRLENDLHTQTTKFHQNQETIMAKLTNEDSQNRQLRQKLAALSRQIDELEETNRSLRKAEEELQDIKEKISKGEYGNSSIMAEVEELRKRVLEMEGKDEELIKMEEQCRDLNKRLEKETSQSKDFKLEVEKLNKRIMALEKLEDAFNKSKQECYSLKCNLEKERMTTKQLSQELESLKIRIKELEAIESRLEKTEFTLKEDLTKLKTLTVMLVDERKTMSEKLKQTEDKLQAAASQLQVEQNKVTTVTEKLIEETKRALKSKTDVEEKMYSVTKERDDLKNKLKAEEEKGNDLLSKVNMLKNRLQSLEAIEKDFLKNKLNQDSGKSTIALHQENNKIKELSQEVERLKLKLKDMKSIEDDLMKTEDEYETLERRYANERDKAQFLSEELEHVKMELAKYKLAEKTDSSHEQWLFKRLQEEEAKSGHLSREVDALKEKIHEYMATEDLICLLQGDHSVLQKKLSQQENRNRDLGREIENLTKELERYRHFSKSLRPSLNGRRISDPQVFSKEVQTEAVDNEPPDYKSLIPLERAVINGQLYEESEDQNEDPNDEESVLSFKRNSSTPCPVNRKLWIPWMKSKEGHPQNGKIQTKPNGNFVQPGDLVLSHTPGQPLHIKVTPDHVQNTATLEITSPTTESPHSYTSTAVIPNCGTPKQRITILQNASITPVKSKTSAEGLMNLEQGMSPITMATFARAQTPESCGSITPERTMSPIQVLAVTGSTSSPEQGRSPEPIEISAKHAIFRVSPDRQSSWQFQRSNSNSSSVITTEDNKIHIHLGSPYMQAVASSVRPASPSASLQDNRTQSLTNGTLNKTTNKVTSSITITPTATPLPRQSQITVSNIYN, from the exons ATGGCCTGCAGTGAGATGCTGT gctctggacgcgcaggcccagccgctccgtggcatgtgggatcctcccggaccagggcacgaacccgcgtccgctgcatcggcaggcggactctcaaccactgcgccaccagggaagccctactgcctTTTTTAAG attaaaaaggTTAATTGACCAAGAAacggagtcccagaagaagaaggagcaagaaaaagagaagagggtcACTGCCCTGAAAGAGGAGCTGACCAAACTGAAGTCTTTTGCTTTGATGGTGGTGGACGAACAACAAAGGCTGACGGCACAGCTTGCCCTTCAAAGACAGAAAATCCAAGACCTAACCACGAGTGCAAAGGAAACACATGCTAAACTAGCCCTTGCTGAAGCCAGAGTTCCGGAAGAAGAGCAGAAGGCAACCAGACTAGAGAACGATCTGCACACGCAGACCACAAAGTTTCACCAGAACCAAGAAACAATTATGGCGAAGCTCACCAATGAGGACAGCCAAAATCGCCAGCTTCGACAAAAGCTGGCAGCACTCAGCCGGCAAATTGATGAGTTAGAAGAGACAAACAGATCTTTACGAAAAGCAGAAGAGGAGCTgcaagatataaaagaaaaaattagcaaGGGAGAATATGGAAACTCCAGTATCATGGCTGAGGTGGAGGAGCTCAGGAAACGTGTGCTAGAAATGGAAGGGAAGGATGAAGAGCTCATAAAAATGGAGGAGCAGTGCAGAGATCTCAATAAGAGGCTGGAAAAGGAAACATCACAGAGTAAAGACTTTAAACTCGAGGTTGAAAAACTCAATAAAAGAATTATGGCTCTGGAAAAATTAGAAGATGCTTTcaacaaaagcaaacaagaatGTTACTCTCTGAAatgtaatttagaaaaagaaaggatgacCACAAAGCAGTTATCTCAGGAACTGGAGAGTTTAAAGATAAGGATCAAAGAGCTAGAAGCCATTGAAAGTCGGCTGGAGAAGACAGAATTCACCCTAAAAGAGGACTTAACTAAACTGAAAACATTAACTGTGATGCTGGTAGATGAACGGAAAACAATGagtgaaaaattaaagcaaactGAAGATAAGTTACAAGCTGCTGCTTCTCAGCTTCAAGTGGAGCAAAATAAAGTGACAACGGTTACTGAGAAGTTAATTGAGGAAACTAAAAGGGCACTGAAGTCCAAAACTGATGTGGAAGAAAAAATGTACAGTGTAACGAAAGAGAGAGATGatctaaaaaacaaactgaaagcagaagaagagaaaggaaatgatctCCTGTCCAAAGTGAACATGTTGAAAAACAGGCTTCAATCATTGGAAGCAATTGAGAAAGATTtcctaaaaaacaaattaaatcaaGATTCTGGTAAGTCCACAATAGCATTACACCAAGAGAACAATAAGATTAAAGAGCTCTCTCAAGAAGTGGAAAGACTGAAACTGAAGTTAAAGGATATGAAATCCATTGAGGATGACCTCATGAAAACTGAAGATGAGTATGAGACTCTAGAACGAAGGTATGCTAATGAACGAGACAAAGCTCAATTTTTATCTGAAGAGCTGGAACATGTTAAAATGGAACTTGCCAAATACAAGTTAGCAGAAAAGACAGACTCCAGTCATGAACAATGGCTTTTCAAAAGGCTTCAGGAAGAAGAAGCTAAATCAGGTCACCTCTCAAGAGAAGTGGATGCACTGAAAGAGAAAATTCATGAATACATGGCAACTGAGGACCTGATATGTCTCCTCCAGGGAGATCATTCAGTTCTGCAAAAGAAACTCAGTCAACAAGAAAACAGGAACAGAGATTTAGGAAGAGAGATCGAAAACCTCACTAAAGAGTTAGAGCGGTACCGTCATTTCAGTAAGAGCCTCCGGCCCAGTCTCAATGGAAGAAGAATCTCTGACCCTCAAGTATTTTCTAAAGAAGTTCAAACAGAAGCAGTAGACAATGAGCCACCTGATTACAAGAGTCTCATTCCTCTGGAACGAGCAGTCATCAACGGTCAGTTATATGAGGAGAGTGAGGACCAGAATGAGGACCCTAATGATGAGGAGTCCGTGCTGTCCTTCAAACGCAACTCATCTACTCCCTGTCCTGTTAACAGGAAGCTATGGATTCCTTGGATGAAGTCCAAGGAGGGCCATCCTCAGAATGGAAAAATACAGACTAAACCCAATGGCAACTTTGTGCAACCTGGAGATCTAGTCCTAAGCCACACACCTGGGCAGCCACTGCATATAAAGGTTACTCCAGACCATGTCCAAAACACAGCCACTCTTGAAATCACAAGTCCGACCACAGAGAGTCCTCACTCTTACACAAGCACTGCAGTGATACCAAACTGCGGCACCCCGAAGCAAAGGATAACCATCCTCCAAAATGCCTCCATAACTCCAGTGAAATCAAAAACCTCTGCTGAAGGCCTTATGAATTTAGAGCAAGGCATGTCCCCAATTACCATGGCAACCTTTGCCAGGGCACAGACCCCAGAGTCTTGTGGTTCCATAACTCCAGAAAGGACAATGTCACCTATTCAGGTTTTGGCTGTTACTGGTTCAACTAGCTCCCCTGAGCAGGGACGCTCTCCAGAGCCGATAGAAATCAGTGCCAAGCACGCGATTTTCAGAGTCTCCCCTGATCGGCAGTCATCATGGCAGTTTCAGCGTTCAAACAGTAACAGTTCAAGTGTGATAACTACTGAGGATAATAAAATCCACATTCACTTAGGAAGTCCTTACATGCAAGCCGTAGCTAGCTCCGTGAGACCTGCCAGCCCTTCAGCATCACTGCAGGATAACCGAACTCAAAGCTTAACTAATGGGACACTAAACAAAACAACCAATAAAGTCACCAGCAGTATTACTATCACACCAACAGCCACACCTCTTCCTCGACAATCACAAATTACAGTAAGTAATATATATAACTGA